The Cupriavidus sp. EM10 genome includes a region encoding these proteins:
- a CDS encoding VOC family protein has translation MSAIPLFHLAFPVHDLAAARQFYGELLGCDEGRSSDAWVDFNFYGHQVVAHLSPDECGHRSTSAVDGDDVPVRHFGAILPMAEWERLADKLRGAGTKFVIEPHVRFKGQVGEQATMFFLDPSGNALEFKAFGDMSQVFAK, from the coding sequence ATGAGCGCCATCCCCCTGTTCCACCTTGCCTTTCCGGTTCACGATCTCGCCGCCGCACGCCAGTTCTACGGCGAACTGCTGGGCTGCGACGAAGGCCGCAGTTCCGACGCCTGGGTGGATTTCAACTTCTACGGCCACCAGGTGGTGGCGCACCTGTCGCCGGACGAGTGCGGCCATCGCTCCACCAGCGCCGTGGACGGCGACGACGTGCCGGTGCGCCACTTCGGCGCCATCCTGCCGATGGCCGAATGGGAGCGCCTGGCCGACAAGCTGCGCGGCGCCGGCACGAAGTTCGTGATCGAGCCGCACGTGCGCTTCAAGGGCCAGGTGGGCGAGCAGGCCACGATGTTCTTCCTGGACCCGTCGGGCAACGCGCTCGAGTTCAAGGCGTTTGGCGACATGAGCCAGGTGTTTGCGAAGTAA
- a CDS encoding LysR family transcriptional regulator codes for MLRYFKTFLVAAETGSFSAAGARLGLTQSAVSTQIRRLEEDLGCTLFDRSGKSVALSDEGRQMLDDATRIVGLYESMKGARGQRDTAPLDLGAVSTVQSTLLPQAMQRFRVAHPDTHVNIVPGMSTQLLTQVDARELDIAVLVRPRLGIPPELKWVPLIRERFVAVAPPEGPDNLKALLETVPFIRYNRHSTGGQLVDRYLRRHRLWVREGMELDEPAVILQMVSEGLGCAIIPSALVPLRQTPNIKEVLMPGQPLYREIGVLVRQSALKRAPAAALIDAFVAVSHER; via the coding sequence TTGCTGCGCTATTTCAAGACCTTCCTGGTGGCTGCCGAGACCGGCTCCTTTTCTGCAGCAGGTGCCCGCCTGGGGCTGACACAGTCCGCCGTCAGCACCCAGATCCGGCGGCTGGAAGAGGACCTGGGCTGCACGCTGTTCGACCGGTCCGGCAAATCGGTGGCATTGAGCGACGAAGGCCGCCAGATGCTGGACGATGCCACGCGCATCGTGGGCCTGTATGAGTCGATGAAAGGTGCGCGCGGGCAGCGCGACACGGCGCCGCTGGACCTGGGCGCCGTCTCCACCGTGCAATCGACGCTGCTGCCGCAGGCCATGCAGCGCTTCCGGGTGGCGCATCCCGATACCCACGTGAACATCGTGCCCGGCATGTCGACCCAGTTGCTGACCCAGGTGGACGCCCGCGAACTCGACATCGCCGTATTGGTAAGACCGCGCCTCGGCATTCCGCCAGAACTGAAATGGGTGCCGCTGATCCGCGAGCGATTCGTGGCCGTGGCGCCGCCCGAGGGGCCGGACAACCTGAAGGCGTTGCTGGAGACCGTGCCGTTTATCCGCTACAACCGCCATTCCACGGGCGGGCAACTGGTGGATCGCTACCTGCGGCGGCACCGGCTGTGGGTGCGCGAGGGCATGGAACTGGACGAGCCTGCCGTGATCCTGCAGATGGTGAGCGAGGGGCTGGGCTGCGCGATCATTCCGTCGGCGCTGGTGCCGCTGCGGCAGACGCCCAACATCAAGGAAGTGCTGATGCCGGGTCAGCCGCTGTATCGGGAGATCGGGGTACTGGTGCGGCAGTCGGCGCTCAAGCGTGCACCGGCTGCCGCGCTGATCGACGCGTTCGTGGCGGTCAGCCACGAACGCTGA
- a CDS encoding MFS transporter: MFAQALSSRLDRRGIHYAWIVAAITFCVMLTTSAALGLPGAFLKPLTTEMGWSTDQVSSILAFRFALFGLMAPFSAILMERFGVRNVVCAALALIAGGMALATVSTEIWQLFLAWGLMLGVGSGLTAMVLAALVANRWFTARRGLVIGVLTASSATGQLAFLPVAAWLIEHMGWRVAVLPVLAACGALAVVVFGFLRARPSDVGLAPYGEVPSAVAAAPAAPVPMSWAGPFVVLRDAARTQTFWILAGTFFICGLSTNGLIQTHFIALCADFGMSAVPAASALAMMGAFDFVGTIMSGWLSDRYDSRKLLFWYYALRGLSLFWLPHSEFTLYGLSVFAMFYGLDWIATVPPTIKLAGSTFGRERAPMVFGWIFAAHQIGAATAAFGAGLSRTLWLTYSPALYVAGSACLLAALLALMVRRKAPEASPQPARA, translated from the coding sequence ACCGGCGCGGCATCCACTACGCGTGGATCGTCGCCGCCATCACCTTCTGCGTGATGCTGACCACTTCCGCCGCGCTGGGTCTGCCCGGCGCATTCCTGAAACCGCTGACCACCGAGATGGGCTGGAGCACCGACCAGGTATCGTCGATCCTGGCCTTCCGCTTCGCGCTGTTCGGCCTGATGGCGCCGTTCTCGGCAATCCTGATGGAACGTTTTGGCGTCCGTAACGTGGTGTGCGCTGCTCTGGCGTTGATCGCGGGCGGCATGGCGCTGGCCACGGTGTCCACGGAAATCTGGCAGTTGTTCCTTGCATGGGGGTTGATGCTCGGCGTTGGCTCCGGGCTGACGGCCATGGTGCTGGCGGCGCTGGTGGCCAACCGCTGGTTCACGGCGCGGCGCGGGCTGGTCATCGGCGTGCTGACCGCCAGTTCGGCCACCGGGCAGTTGGCGTTCCTGCCGGTGGCCGCCTGGCTGATCGAGCATATGGGATGGCGCGTGGCGGTATTGCCGGTGCTGGCCGCGTGCGGCGCGCTGGCGGTGGTGGTGTTTGGCTTCCTGCGGGCCCGCCCTTCCGACGTGGGCCTGGCGCCCTATGGCGAAGTGCCGTCGGCGGTTGCCGCTGCGCCCGCCGCGCCCGTGCCAATGTCGTGGGCCGGTCCTTTCGTGGTGCTGCGCGACGCGGCCCGTACGCAGACGTTCTGGATACTGGCCGGCACGTTCTTTATCTGCGGCCTGTCGACCAACGGCCTGATCCAGACGCACTTCATCGCCCTGTGCGCGGATTTCGGCATGTCGGCCGTGCCCGCGGCGTCGGCGCTGGCCATGATGGGCGCTTTCGACTTCGTCGGCACCATCATGTCGGGCTGGCTCTCGGACCGCTACGACAGCCGCAAGCTGCTGTTCTGGTACTACGCGCTGCGCGGGCTGTCGCTGTTCTGGCTGCCGCATTCGGAATTCACGCTCTACGGCCTGTCCGTGTTCGCCATGTTCTATGGCCTGGACTGGATTGCCACCGTGCCGCCGACGATCAAGCTGGCCGGCAGCACCTTTGGCCGCGAACGGGCCCCGATGGTCTTTGGATGGATCTTCGCCGCACACCAGATCGGCGCGGCCACGGCGGCCTTTGGCGCCGGGCTGTCGCGCACGCTGTGGCTGACGTATTCGCCGGCGCTCTACGTGGCGGGAAGCGCCTGCCTGCTGGCCGCGCTGCTGGCGCTGATGGTGCGGCGCAAGGCGCCCGAGGCGTCGCCGCAACCGGCCCGGGCCTGA